Part of the Crossiella cryophila genome, CCTCCCGCATCGCCAACCGGCTCGACCTGCGCGGCCCCGCCTACACCGTGGACGCCGCCTGCGCCTCCAGCCTGGTCGCGGTCGACCAGGCCGTATCCGAACTGGCCGCCGGACGCTGCGACGTGATGCTCGCCGGCGGTGTGCACCACTGCCACGACGTCACCTTCTGGAGTGTGTTCTCCCAGCTCCGGGCACTGTCCAAGGACCAGCAGATCCGGCCGTTCGACCGGCGTGCCGACGGCATCCTGATCGGCGAGGGCACCGGCGTCGTCGTGCTCAAACGACTCGCCGACGCCCAGCGGGACGGGGACCGGGTGTACGCGGTGATCCGCGGCACCGGCGTGGCCAGCGACGGCCGCAGCGCCAGCCTGTTCAACCCCGAACCCGACGGCCAGGTCCTCGCCCTGCGCCGCGCCTGGGACGCCGCCGGACTCGACCCGGCCGCCCCCGGCTCGGTCGGCCTCCTGGAAGCCCACGGCACCGCCACCCCCGCCGGTGACGGCGCCGAACTCGCCACGCTGCAACGGGTTTTCGGCTCCGACGGCCCCAGCGCGGTGATCGGCTCGGTCAAGTCGATGATCGGCCACACCATGCCCGCGGCGGGCATCGCCAGCCTGGTCAAGGCCGCCCTGGCCCTGCACCGGCAGGTGCTGCTGCCCACCCTGCACTGCGAACAACCCCACGCCGACCTGGCCCAGACCCGGTTCCGGCCCCTGGACACCGCCCAGCCCTGGGAACTCGGCGAGGGCCAGGAAATCCGCAGGGCCGCGGTGAACGCCTTCGGCTTCGGCGGCATCAACGCACACGTCGTACTCGAAGAAGCACCGTCCACAGTGGACCGCCCGAAGATCGCCGTGACCGAGCCGGAGCGGGTGCTGACCATCAGCGCCCCCACCCCGGCCCGGCTGGCCGAACTCCTCGACCTGCCAGACCACGAGATCCGCTCCACCGCACCCTCCACAGAGGACGGATGCAGGCTGGGCATCGTGGCCCCCACCGCGAAACGCCTCGGCATCGCGCGCAAGGTGGTCGGCAAGCAGGTCGCCTGGCGTGGCCGCAACGACGTCTGGTTCAGCCCGGAACCGTTGCTGGCCAAGGGCGGCAAGGTCGCCTTCGTCTTCCCCGGCCTGGAAGCCGACTTCGAGCCCAGGGTCGACGACGTGGCCGCGCACTTCGGCCTCACCGTGCCCGGCCTGGACGCGGGCAACGTGGGCGCGCACGGCGCCGGTGTGGTCGGTGTCGGCCGTTTACTCGACACGGTGTTGCGCAAGCTCGGCGTCCAGCCCGACCACATCGCCGGGCACAGCGTCGGCGAGTGGACCGCGATGATCACCAGCGGCATCTACGACCAGGCCCAGATCGACGAGTTCCTGACCGGGTTCGACCCCGCCTCGCTCAGCGTGCCCGGCGTGGTCTTCGCCGCCTTCGGCTGCGGCGCGGACCGGGTCACCGAGGTCATGGCCGACCGGCCCGGTGTGGTGCTCTCGCACGACAACGCGCCCAACCAGTCCATTGTCTGCGGCCTGGAACCCGTGGTGAACGCACTGGTCCTGGAACTGCGGGCACGCAACGTGCTCGGCCAGGTGCTGCCGTTCCGCTCCGGCTTCCACACCCCCATGCTCGCCCCCTACCTGGACCCGATCCGGGAGGCCGCCGCCGGATTCCGGCTGCACCAGCCGAGTGTGCCGATGTGGTCGGCCACCACCGCCTCGCCCTACCCGCCGCAGGAAGAAGCCGTGCGGGAGCTGTTCATCCGGCACCTCCTGGAACCGGTGCGGTTCCGGCCCCTGGTGCAGGCCATGCACGCCGCCGGTGTCCGGGCGTTCGTCCAGGTCGGCACCGGGGCGCTGAGCACCCTGGTCAGCGACTCCCTCGCCGGGCAGGAACACCTGTCCATCTCGGCGAACAACCCCAAGCTCAGCGGCATGGCCCAGCTGCGCCGGGTGCTCACCGGGCTGTGGGCCGAGGGCGCGCCCACCCACCCGGACCGGCTCGACCCGGCCCCGGCCAAGGTCCGCGCGGGCAAGGAACTGCCCCTGGACCTGTCCGCGACCACGGTCCGGCTCGGCGGCGACCTGCCCCGCACCATCAAGGCCGCGCTCACCAGCACCCCGAGCCCGGTCCAGCAGCCGGTTCCGGCCGGTG contains:
- a CDS encoding beta-ketoacyl synthase N-terminal-like domain-containing protein, producing MTQPTPVAIVGMAVLLPGARDLESYWHNLVNGVDAITEVPADRWDADFYHPDSASGPAKAEEVYCRRGGFVEADFDPVSFGIMPNSVSGAEPDQLIALRVAAAAIADAGGREKLPEANRIGVVLGRGGYLTPGLVRLDQRVRTAHQLTKTLGDLLPDLGAEQLAAVRAAFVDQLGPAAPEAAIGLVPNLAASRIANRLDLRGPAYTVDAACASSLVAVDQAVSELAAGRCDVMLAGGVHHCHDVTFWSVFSQLRALSKDQQIRPFDRRADGILIGEGTGVVVLKRLADAQRDGDRVYAVIRGTGVASDGRSASLFNPEPDGQVLALRRAWDAAGLDPAAPGSVGLLEAHGTATPAGDGAELATLQRVFGSDGPSAVIGSVKSMIGHTMPAAGIASLVKAALALHRQVLLPTLHCEQPHADLAQTRFRPLDTAQPWELGEGQEIRRAAVNAFGFGGINAHVVLEEAPSTVDRPKIAVTEPERVLTISAPTPARLAELLDLPDHEIRSTAPSTEDGCRLGIVAPTAKRLGIARKVVGKQVAWRGRNDVWFSPEPLLAKGGKVAFVFPGLEADFEPRVDDVAAHFGLTVPGLDAGNVGAHGAGVVGVGRLLDTVLRKLGVQPDHIAGHSVGEWTAMITSGIYDQAQIDEFLTGFDPASLSVPGVVFAAFGCGADRVTEVMADRPGVVLSHDNAPNQSIVCGLEPVVNALVLELRARNVLGQVLPFRSGFHTPMLAPYLDPIREAAAGFRLHQPSVPMWSATTASPYPPQEEAVRELFIRHLLEPVRFRPLVQAMHAAGVRAFVQVGTGALSTLVSDSLAGQEHLSISANNPKLSGMAQLRRVLTGLWAEGAPTHPDRLDPAPAKVRAGKELPLDLSATTVRLGGDLPRTIKAALTSTPSPVQQPVPAGALGGAFAELDRLAARFPLAAELGGLLKDTADTAASVLGAAQQGTVTAAPAPAAPLRTVLRMSTETMPYLRDHAFYRTPAGWPDDTDGFPVVPATTMIKHMMDAAETAAPGQRAITVHNVKLFRWLVVAPPVEVELTVTPLAPNRVKVTLGQNAEAEIELAAAYPAADLPVWTFDEPGQAPKITARQLYDERFMFHGPLYQGVTSLEAIGEHHIRGVITVPGGPGALLDNVGQVFGYWIMENVTEKRVVFPMSMDRIRFFGPEPEPGTPLDCLVKITQLDETFFGGAMQLVHAGQVWCEIDTWIDRRFASNENTKKMERFPEHSRLSERRDAGFLVVWERWPDVASRDLMMRIYLNAAERAEYDTTSPRVRRQWLLGRMAIKDAVRQHLWDDGAGPMFPVELTVTGEATVRGRNPLPSLTVSTAQEGQVGVAHVRDGEVPTGIDVRKVADSPGTTAFAAALAAAARAHGGEAEQYEVVGAEGDTLTVRGATGSTPVTWTVITDPDGEIAGEYVVAWTKD